The following proteins are encoded in a genomic region of Anguilla anguilla isolate fAngAng1 chromosome 15, fAngAng1.pri, whole genome shotgun sequence:
- the LOC118213835 gene encoding helix-loop-helix protein 2-like, translating to MMLSPDQPDSDLPWGQSDAESVLNDIKIGCVSDEPMEGEGKTRTLAPQGLSREEKRRRRRATAKYRSAHATRERIRVEAFNVAFAELRKLLPTLPPDKKLSKIEILRLAICYISYLNHVLDV from the coding sequence atgatgcTGAGTCCAGACCAACCTGACTCCGACCTGCCATGGGGCCAGTCCGACGCTGAATCGGTATTGAATGACATCAAAATTGGCTGCGTCTCAGACGAGCCGATGGAAGGTGAGGGGAAGACAAGGACTCTCGCGCCACAGGGTCTCAGCAGGGAGGAGAAGCGAAGGAGACGGCGCGCGACAGCCAAGTACCGCTCTGCTCACGCCACCCGAGAGCGCATCCGAGTCGAGGCATTCAACGTGGCTTTCGCCGAACTGAGGAAGCTGTTGCCAACTTTACCACCAGACAAGAAGCTTTCCAAGATCGAAATCCTCAGGCTTGCAATTTGCTACATCTCATATCTAAATCACGTATTGGATGTTTAG